TGGATGACTTTTGCCGACCGCGAGTCGCATGTGATCCAGGCCAAACTCCTCGAAATGCAAACCGCGCAGCATGGCGCGGGTCGGACGAACGAGAAAGGCGAGTTGCAGTCTGCCTTCGTGCAGGCCGGTCAGCATTTCCTCCGGCGAGAGGTCATACAGCTTTACCCGGACGCCCGCGAATTGCTTCCGGAACGCGCGCAGGGCTGGCGGCAGGAACCTCACCGTAGGCATCGGAGCGTAACCCACGTTCAGCTCCTCGCGCTGTCCGGAGGCGACGGCCCGAGCTGCTTTGACGGCCTCGTCGGCCCGCCGCAACACCGCCTGCGACTCGACGAGAAAGGTTCGCCCCGCTTCGGTCAGACGCACCGATTTCGCGCTCCGCTCCAGAAGGAGAAAGCCGATCTCGTCCTCCAGATCCCGAATCTGCCGGCTCAGCGCTGGCTGCGAGACGTGAAGCTTCAGGGCCGCGCGCGACACATTCTCTTCCTTCGCGACGGCCACAAAATAACGGAGATGGCGCAATTCCATACCCGCCGAGCATGCCTTCAGGTTATGCTGAGGCAAGAATCATAGTCTTTCTCAAAACCAGCTCGGATGTGGCATACTGAGGGCCATGAAAAACATCGCCATCATCGGTTCGGGCAACATCGGCGCCAATCTGGCCCGCCTCTTTGCCTCCAGGCACAACGTCACCCTGGGTTCGCGCAAT
This genomic stretch from Termitidicoccus mucosus harbors:
- a CDS encoding LysR substrate-binding domain-containing protein — translated: MPQHNLKACSAGMELRHLRYFVAVAKEENVSRAALKLHVSQPALSRQIRDLEDEIGFLLLERSAKSVRLTEAGRTFLVESQAVLRRADEAVKAARAVASGQREELNVGYAPMPTVRFLPPALRAFRKQFAGVRVKLYDLSPEEMLTGLHEGRLQLAFLVRPTRAMLRGLHFEEFGLDHMRLAVGKSHPLAKLRSVSAKQLKNQLLVAYSRKEYPEYHAYLEVLFGGDKARPPIVEEHDDGVGLVTALETVSSVAILPQSLQFTTGARIKLIPIVLSPSPLVVGVAWVPSRITPAAERFLQVTRDSAKGS